A genomic window from Anthonomus grandis grandis chromosome 2, icAntGran1.3, whole genome shotgun sequence includes:
- the LOC126750133 gene encoding uncharacterized protein LOC126750133 — protein sequence MSGNAEQPTLDGNEVIQTDTPINLTVGQINAEQGVSVSSVMSIATNTTTVATTSTATTESTADQEATETLHRSSTSSEMFKLLQMQRQNLELQNKSIESMKILMEHVRMVSENFLEAERFRITNRGQSRMESSSRVEEIRPQVTDEVLDQNITQLDVTKVLSQSLTTLKETLDSNKKSQNYHVKRNYILTQKGDINIWFDKLKSDLNSKELLDVIDGTVEGPVNIDEQTSLKRKQIVREIITGHIDDKYYKKILNTQDPREIIEMLKESKRVEKNVTHSSVRAKLYSIRLQKNEKVEEFCNKFDNIITEYEACVNAVPLEDEEKRSAFYQAVCDAVPEIRASDVTYRRVTKKNMTLEELKATLLELEAERQSGSNKNYQQDVVVHQAKRFKSDKENELKCFRCNKNYHFQNDCPLKDTNQWFCYKCKQITNHNGKTCFQFNAGTSNRGLMKKQNFTTDRGRVRGNGRATFRGNFRGRARGNFRGQGNLKIKQKEGDKIPNANNTGTHLTINDNTNNITFIADSGATEHIINKSLILSNFEHCTGEVIKSANKNKSADIEIDGKGDLYLKSKLSVIKLTNVLSAENIANNLISLRRFADAGLGIYLDDDKLEIFEKESGEKYLTDEFPEQSHTILNDIDDAQVQKTEGENRDSLNLNSSEIGREIQKEKLIEDDTLSFPLPFVAKPIHAGNQAG from the exons ATGAGTGGAAATGCAGAGCAACCAACACTCGATGGCAATGAGGTAATTCAAACTGATACTCCAATAAACCTGACAGTTGGCCAAATAAATgcag AGCAAGGAGTGTCTGTAAGCTCTGTCATGTCAATCGCTACTAATACAACCACCGTAGCTACAACATCAACAGCCACAACAGAGTCAACTGCAGACCAAGAGGCTACAGAGACTCTACATAGAAGTTCTACCAGCTCAGAAATGTTTAAGTTGCTGCAAATGCAAAGGCAGAACTTAGAGttacaaaataaaagtatagAATCAATGAAAATCTTGATGGAGCATGTCCGGATGGTTTCAGAAAATTTTCTAGAAGCCGAAAGATTCAGAATAACAAATAGAGGACAGAGCCGTATGGAGAGTTCATCTAGAGTAGAAGAAATACGACCACAAGTGACTGATGAAGTTCTTGACCAAAATATTACACAACTAGATGTCACAAAAGTCTTAAGTCAATCATTAACAACATTAAAGGAAACTTTAGATTCAAATAAAAAGTCGCAAAATTATCATGTTAaaagaaattacattttaaCTCAAAAGGGTGACATAAATATCTGGTTTGATAAACTTAAATCAGATTTGAATTCTAAAGAGTTGTTAGATGTAATAGATGGAACTGTAGAAGGTCCAGTTAATATAGATGAACAAACTTCTCTGAAGAGAAAACAAATAGTAAGAGAAATTATTACTGGTCATATAGATGATAAGTACTACAAGAAGATTCTTAATACACAAGATCCCagagaaattattgaaatgctAAAAGAATCTAAACGTGTTGAGAAAAATGTAACACATTCATCAGTCAGAGCAAAATTATACAGTATAAGATTGCAGAAAAATGAGAAAGTAGaagaattttgtaataaatttgataacatTATAACTGAATATGAAGCTTGTGTAAATGCTGTCCCTCTAGAAGATGAAGAAAAGAGGTCTGCTTTTTATCAAGCTGTTTGTGATGCAGTTCCAGAGATCAGGGCATCTGATGTAACATATAGAAGAGTCACAAAGAAAAACATGACTTTAGAAGAGTTAAAAGCCACTTTATTGGAACTAGAAGCAGAAAGACAGTCtggaagtaataaaaattatcagcaAGATGTAGTAGTACATCAAGCAAAACGATTTAAATCTGACAaagaaaatgaattaaaatgcttcagatgtaataaaaattatcattttcaaaatgattgccCATTGAAAGACACTAACCAATGGTTTTGTTATAAATGCAAACAGATAACAAATCATAATGGAAAAACATGTTTTCAATTTAATGCTGGTACGTCCAATAGAGGATTGATGAAGAAGCAAAACTTCACAACTGATAGAGGTAGAGTTAGAGGCAATGGTAGAGCTACGTTCCGAGGAAACTTTAGAGGCAGAGCTAGAGGCAATTTTAGAGGTCAAGGGAACttgaaaataaagcaaaaagaaGGGGACAAGATACCAAACGCAAACAACACAGGTACACATTTAACTATTAATGATAACACTAACAACATTACATTTATTGCGGACTCAGGAGCAACTGAGCATATTATTAACAAAagcttaattttaagtaattttgaacATTGTACAGGTGAGGTAATAAAaagtgcaaataaaaataaatcagctGATATAGAGATAGATGGCAAAGGTGACttgtatttaaaatcaaaattaagtgtaataaaattaactaatGTATTGTCGGCTGAAAACATagctaataatttaatatctttaagaCGTTTCGCTGATGCAGGTTTAGGCATATATTTAGATGATGATAAGTTAGAAATTTTTGAGAAAGAAAGTGGTGAAAAATATCTAACAG ATGAGTTTCCTGAACAATctcatacaattttaaatgatatagaTGATGCACAAGTGCAAAAGACGGAGGGAGAAAATCGagattccttaaatttaaattcgtcTGAGATTGGGAGGGAGATTCAAAAAGAGAAACTCATAGAGGACGAT